The region CACTGCCCTCTTTTTGttagattcatatatgcataaaTTAAACAACGCGTTGGTTGCCATCCTCTTTGCTCTCTCAGTACCTTCACTCAACAGGAAAACAAGAGGTGAAATCGCTTTAGCAGAGCTGATCATCAATTCCTTTCTGTCAATTACAGAGAGGCTGAAAAGAGTAGCCGCTGAATTCTCACGTGCTACCATGCTACCTTTACTCAACACATGAACAATCCTCGGGATAGCTCCAGAGGACACTATGATGCCTTTGTTGTATTCATAGATCGAGAGATTAAGAAGAGCAGTCATTGCATTTTCCTGCGTCTGTAAATCCGTTGATGTGAGGAAGTCTATCAGCAAAGGGATTGCCCCAGCTTGGGCGAAGGCAACACGGTTTTCGGGGCTTCTTTTTGTAAGGCGTGAGATTTCACCGGTGGCAATCCACTGGTCATAAGGACCGATGGAATTGAGCTTATGAATGAGACTTTCTATCATTGAATGATCTGCTAGGTTGGCGGCAAAATGCTCGGACATCTACGACaatacaaaaatatttattaaaccaCACGCCAGCAAAATGAAAAAGGGGATTCATTTAACACAAATTTTACCATGTTATCTTTCATTGCCACATTAGCACATATCATTTAAAATTTATACCTATGTTATACTTCTCTTTCACATTttacaatttttacacttttaaaagaaataaTGGTTCTTGATTTTAAAGAGTTAACTTCCTAagacaaaaattatatatatatatatatatatatatatatatatatatatatatatatatatatatatatatattactatatTATTAAGGATATTGCCCACCtcttgaaaattaagaggtacaaCATATCTTACGTCATGTACAATGACATTAAGCAATATACGTATTATACTACACGCTATACACAAGGATCATATACTACACTGTACAATGACCTTACCTAATCTCCTAACAACAACTATCTAACCTATTCACATCGACATGCCCTTTTCTAACTTCATACGAATGCGCTGATGAACAGATCCGGAGATGATCATGAAGACAGATTAATGATACTCAGCATCTTCGATCCTCAATCTGATCGTCAGCCTTCAAGCAGTCGAGGTCTTAACATGGCGGATCTCCAGCGTTTCCAATATAAACCCTTTCCCCGCCTTCGATTTTCACCCTAACAAGACGTCTTAGCATCTTCGAccctcaaaaaccctaaagatCTGCCATCTAACCTATTCACATCGACACCACCAAAGATGCCCCTTTCCCCGCCTTCGATTTTCACCCTAACACGCTCTCAGGTCTCAGCTATCACATCGACACCACCAAAGATGCTCCTTTACCCGCCTTCGATTTTCACCCTAACACGCTCTCAGGTCTCAGCTATCAAAGATCCCGAACACGGAGGGGAGGAGGACGCCGCTGTTGACGACGAATCAGCTCTCAACATCTTCGATCCTGAAAAAACCCTAAAGATCCGCGTCAATCGTCACTCTCTTTCTATCTAGGTACTTTTTTTTCAAATAATATTTCCATTTTATgccttttttttgttaatttttgatGAACAATTTACGAAATAAAGCCCTAATCCTATTCCACTACTGAATTCCCGTAAATCAAAGAAGCAAATATCTTTTAGGGCCACCAACTTGCAAGTCACTTGAGTTTCGTGGGTCAATGGTTGAAGGAGGACAGTTGACCTTCATTGCATCTTATAGCGAAGGGCAAGTCATCATTTATACGCTCATTAAAAAATCAAATATATGACACGCGTCTACCTTGTTGTGTTGTTTTAACGTTTGTTTATTTGATTCTTTTCAGGGAGAAAGGAGCTTGCTTCTTTGAATGGTTTAGAGTGAAGGATAATGGTAGCAAGGAGAAACTATTTTCTAAAGGTGATTTTTTTCCCTAATATATCTTATCACTTACATCCACAGTTAGCTTGCTAAACAAGTGTTGTGCATACATTGTTAGCAGATCATTTGGATTTGACTCTAGAGGAAGTAGGAACATGTGTGGAGCTTTTTTATACACCTGTACGAGCATATGGAGTTAAAGGAAACCCAATTAGTATTGTATCCAGTCCTATTGCTCCTGGTGATCCTACGGGTGTCAAACTTGTAATTCCTGATTGTTGTGAGGCTCAAGTTGTGGTTCCCTTAAAGACATATTTTGGTGGACAAGAAGGTGAAGGAAATTACATTTGGTATAGAACTCGGTCAAAGCTTGATGCATCGACTCTCATGGATATATCAGAAAATGCTGGTGATGACGTGGCGACATGCGGGAAAACACCGTAAGCTTACTTATTCCACATGGTATCCGGGATTAACTTGTTTTAATATCAATTGTAATCTTTTCACAGAACATACACTCCATCACTCGAAGATGTGGGCGCTTATTAAGCAGTTATTCTGGTGAAGGAGAGTATTTTGGTGGTTATGAAGGAGAAAGCATCTTTAGTTGGTATAGAAAAACTATAGAGGGAACAATTGTTTTAATCGATGGTGCCCACTCAAAAACTTATCAAGTTTCAGATTCAGATTACACCTGTCGAGTACTATTCGGGTAATTAATTTCTCTACCCCTTTTATTTAATTCACTATTAATATCTCTGCATATACATCTATAAAAAAAATAGACTTTCTTTTCTACATTTTAAAGGTATACGCCTGTTCGTAGCGATTCGGTTGTTTGTGAGCTGAGTTGTCCGAGCCAACTGACGTAATTCTACCAGGtactaattttgtatttttcagggtttattttatatatttttcttaaaatacaatttttttttataaatattatgttatatttcagagaTTCCAAGAATTGAGATGCTTGCGCTTGTTGGTAAGGCTGTTGGACGGGAAGTATTGACTGCCATTGAAGTTATCCCAAAGAGTGATGCTCAACAACATGTATGGCAAAAGTACAAGAAACATGTCAGATACCGATGGTATATTAACTATATTAACTATATTTAATACTTGTAGattataaaatttattttgttttgtatttGCAAATATTAAATACTTGTgtgttaaaaaaattataaaaaacacAGGTACATTTGTTCAGAAGAGAATAAATCCTTTGAGCCATTACAATCACAGTGTTCTTGTTCGTATAAGCTGCGATTTGATGACATTGGTAGCCGCTTCAAATGTGAGTGCATTGTAACAGATACATTTGGAAGATCGAGTGAACCAGCATATTCCGAAACTGCCCCTATTCCCCAGGTCTTAAAAAGAACATCAACAATAGTTTTTGATAATTCTTTCATTTAAAGATAGCTATTCGTAAAAATTACAGATGAATATAACATAATACTAATTTATTTCCTCAAATCATGTACCATACCCGGTTGCGgtttctacaaaaaaaaaattctataagTACCATAGCAACAAGTTTAGTTAGTACAAACTTGTTTTGCTACCATACTAATCGTGGTAATCATCACGCTAGCCACTAATTTTGTTTTAAATCAGAAAAATCCTTGAGAAACTATTGGTTGTGTCAGAAAGAGAAAGAAAACTTAGGGGTTGCAGAATTTTTTTCGGGGTTTTACTGCTAGaacaaaactcatttttgatcCAACTTCGGCCATAAAATTATCACTAAACCGACAAATTTACTCTAAATTCCCACTCAACATACTTTATGATGGATTTCCAACGAATTCATGGCGGAATGGTGATGGATTTCGATGAACTTTATCTAAATTTACATGTGACGGGATATTTTGAGGGGTATACCTTGCTACCTCATGC is a window of Lactuca sativa cultivar Salinas chromosome 1, Lsat_Salinas_v11, whole genome shotgun sequence DNA encoding:
- the LOC111898213 gene encoding U-box domain-containing protein 12-like, with amino-acid sequence MSEHFAANLADHSMIESLIHKLNSIGPYDQWIATGEISRLTKRSPENRVAFAQAGAIPLLIDFLTSTDLQTQENAMTALLNLSIYEYNKGIIVSSGAIPRIVHVLSKGSMVARENSAATLFSLSVIDRKELMISSAKAISPLVFLLSEGTERAKRMATNALFNLCIYESNKKRAVRAGLVPMLMELLEESHGLLKDKAIAILAILSMHLKGRLAIGKVEAVPILIEILRSGSPMNKENAVIVLVELCLEDQKYLVEVQEFGAMDKIIHLLEHGTYRGKEKATKLLEKIKESE